From the Corticium candelabrum chromosome 2, ooCorCand1.1, whole genome shotgun sequence genome, one window contains:
- the LOC134198419 gene encoding uncharacterized protein LOC134198419 translates to MFLTWRNTFLVALTLSGVNFMVKNLTKTSANSVVSSQIQCLVVLVAIMLLLIYHDNSQYKGVFFTVLAIFCGVYNYCHRLYPYGSCWKHVQDEAVELSKELRFTDSMTDNLIANGLIYKEDAIEIHTVLSTTRWTDQHTEWLLMKVLPKTDNLGYMKFCCLLRTKFELLDIGKRLCKECNECLVQRCLQPNKLKLFVGSFCRPLIKHPLVNQVRENISIGFDFVHNQTEVFTVSIVCMDNKILTWLKLNIDKTYIDKELFQRNFAFWLKVPKQDAELSVFDGTVNSTSMVVRLSGLAAIELLTVGARERSRNNFGKILAEAMSSKLKRRVFISVTISDMYPYLMQVVPTGTSLVRSDKDVGNLVSDGYEVTLTILKLVCALLESWEEANKVLRLSLQTLHVGFLVEFCAALMLLTGILYAHFRFGDGEVNDDSNAGQTDAPNIDVFSNKTFRRKDLKYDPNRSLVGRGGFANVYKAVLLGNGTVAFKKPNIGGLCFTDREMQDLKKESDMLLAIPTHEHIVQIIGICIDSRHFGIILEYIDDDLSNLLPSHTSDPYMDEWRNKLDMTCQIADGMKHLHGLHPPVIHRDLKPNNILVKTFLPRYTCKIADFGLAKIRATTTSTGNNNSRSAAHAAGSVGYIPPERYESVHLDMTALAKSDIYSFGVILFQFRERIQPFGEEDNAHVITENVKGGTPFKSPKKLCPHGYDDLMRNCCSKNGKDRPPFTDILTELQSMPHNTVS, encoded by the exons ATGTTTCTGACATGGAGGAATACTTTTCTGGTGGCATTGACACTTTCTGGCGTTAATTTTATGGTcaaaaatttgacaaaaacATCAGCAAACTCTGTTGTATCATCTCAAATTCAATGTCTTGTTGTATTGGTTGCAATAATGTTATTGCTGATTTATCATGATAACAGTCAGTACAAAGGCGTTTTCTTCACCGTTTTAGCAATCTTCTGTGGAGTGTATA ATTATTGCCATAGACTATATCCGTATGGTAGTTGTTGGAAACATGTTCAGGATGAAGCAGTAGAACTGTCCAAGGAGCTTCGCTTTACAGACTCAATGACCGACAATCTAATTGCTAACGGTCTTATTTACAAAGAAGATGCGATTGAAATTCATACAGTTTTGAGTACGACGAGATGGACAGACCAACATACTGAGTGGTTGTTGATGAAAGTTCTTCCAAAGACTGACAATTTAGGATACATGAAATTCTGTTGTTTGCTACGTACAAAGTTTGAGTTGCTTGATATTGGAAAGAGACTTTGCAAGGAATGCAACGAATGTCTTGTACAAAGATGTCTTCAACCGAACAAACTCAAACTGTTTGTTGGCTCATTTTGCCGGCCACTGATAAAGCACCCTTTGGTTAACCAAGTACGTGAAAACATAAGCATTGGTTTCGACTTTGTACACAATCAGACAGAGGTATTTACAGTGTCCATTGTGTGCATGGATAACAAGATTCTTACATGGCTGAAGCTAAATATTGACAAAACGTACATTGACAAAGAACTTTTTCAAAGGAATTTCGCCTTCTGGCTGAAGGTGCCTAAACAGGACGCAGAGCTAAGTGTCTTTGACGGGACGGTGAACAGTACATCGATGGTGGTACGCTTGTCAGGTCTAGCTGCTATAGAACTATTAACAGTCGGCGCTCGCGAAAGGTCTAGAAATAACTTTGGCAAAATCTTAGCAGAAGCAATGAGCTCTAAATTAAAGAGAAGGGTATTTATTAGTGTGACAATAAGTGATATGTATCCTTATCTCATGCAAGTTGTTCCTACTGGAACTTCCCTCGTCCGGTCGGATAAAGACGTTGGTAATCTGGTCTCTGATG GATATGAGGTAACGCTGACCATACTGAAGCTTGTATGTGCCCTCCTGGAAAGTTGGGAGGAGGCAAATAAGGTATTGAGATTGTCTTTACAAACACTGCATGTAGGTTTTCTTGTCGAATTCTGTGCTGCTTTGATGCTGTTAACGGGTATATTGTACGCGCACTTCCGCTTTGGAGACGGCGAAGTAAACGATGACAGCAACGCAG GACAAACTGATGCTCCTAACATCGACGTTTTTAGCAACAAAACCTTTCGACGCAAGGATTTGAAATATGATCCAAACCGTTCCTTAGTTGGTAGAGGAGGGTTTGCTAATGTATACAAAGCAGTCTTACTTGGAAATGGGACGGTtgcatttaagaaaccaaacaTTGGAGGACTTTGTTTTACAGACAG AGAGATGCAAGACTTGAAGAAAGAATCGGACATGTTATTGGCCATTCCTACTCATGAACATATTGTCCAAATCATTGGCATCTGCATCGATTCTCGCCATTTCGGAATCATACTAGAGTATATTGATGACGATCTTTCCAATCTGCTTCCTTCTCACACATCTGACCCTTATATGGACGAGTGGAGGAACAAGCTGGATATGACTTGTCAGATAGCTGACGGCATGAAACATCTTCATGGTCTTCACCCGCCAGTCATTCATCGTGATCTGAAACCAAATAACATATTGGTCAAAACGTTTTTGCCTAGATACACTTGCAAG ATTGCTGACTTTGGTTTGGCAAAGATACGAGCTACAACTACTTCTACTGGTAACAACAACAGTAGATCTGCTGCACATGCGGCTGGATCTGTAGGATACATTCCACCAGAACGATACGAATCTGTTCACTTGGATATGACAGCATTGGCTAAGTCAGACATCTACAG ttttggtgtcattctATTTCAATTCAGAGAGCGCATCCAACCATTTGGAG AAGAAGACAATGCTCATGTCATTACAGAAAACGTGAAAGGCGGAACACCTTTCAAGAGTCCCAAAAAACTATGTCCACATGGATATGATGATTTGATGAGAAATTGTTGTTCAAAAAATGGAAAGGATCGACCACCTTTTACTG ATATCTTGACTGAACTACAGTCAATGCCACACAATACTGTTTCCTGA
- the LOC134198213 gene encoding 1-phosphatidylinositol 4,5-bisphosphate phosphodiesterase beta-1-like has protein sequence MSSLSETTSAAHLKQNPVEFVNYNKRQLSRVYPKGSRYDSSNYMPQIISGQMLCGHRCGIYVELEMYGLPTDTVRRRYKTKTVQSTQMNTVWNEEQWVFKKVVVLELAMLRFAVYDDSNHFLSQRVIPLTAIQAEYRHIPLRNELNQPIDYATLFVLFEVSDYIPDGMADFLAALLNPIAYQSAVQKRAKQLEELYDDDKEQEGGGEQLTTPSTFVIPNKTDPKSSKVPSTSFSSNLTTSDASSSESYDIRNAYTLTRNTSDASNQIQSLKLTEAESTTSKKPLQQLTI, from the exons ATGTCCTCCttatcagaaacaacatcTGCAGCTCACCTGAAGCAAAATCCAGTCGAATTTGTCAA CTATAACAAGCGGCAACTCTCTCGTGTGTATCCAAAGGGAAGTCGATATGACTCAAGCAACTATATGCCACAA ATTATCTCAGGTCAGATGCTGTGTGGTCATCGGTGTGGCATATACGTTGAACTGGAAATGTATGGGCTGCCGACTGACACAGTTCGTCGACGCTATAAGACAAAGACTGTTCAGAGTACTCAAATGAACACAGTGTGGAATGAAGAACAATGGGTGTTTAAGAAG GTTGTTGTACTTGAATTGGCGATGCTCAGATTTGCAGTATACGATGACAGTAATCACTTTCTAAGCCAGAGGGTCATACCATTGACAGCCATACAAGCTG AATATCGACACATTCCCTTGAGAAACGAACTCAATCAGCCAATTGACTATGCCACACTATTCGTTCTCTTCGAGGTGTCCGACTACATTCCAGACGGAATGGCCG ACTTTTTGGCTGCATTGTTGAATCCAATTGCATACCAAAGTGCAGTGCAGAAACGAGCGAAGCAGCTGGAGGAATTGTACGACGATGATAAAGAGCAAGAGGGAGGTGGAGAGCAG CTAACCACCCCATCAACCTTCGTCATTCCCAACAAAACTGACCCAAAATCATCAAAAGTGCCAAGCACATCATTCAGTAGCAACCTGACAACGTCCGACGCTAGCTCAT CCGAAAGTTACGACATTCGTAATGCCTATACTCTTACTCGCAACACCAGCGACGCAAGCAACCAGATACAATCACTCAAACTCACTGAAGCAGAATCAACAACAAGCAag AAACCGTTGCAACAGTTGACGATCTGA
- the LOC134176541 gene encoding 1-phosphatidylinositol 4,5-bisphosphate phosphodiesterase beta-1-like — protein MSSLSETTAAAHLKQNPVEFVNYNKRQLTRVYPKGSRYDSSNYMPQVFWNTGCQIVALNFQTYARQTFSMLQVVVPELAMLRFAVYDDGNRFVSQRVIPLTAIQAGYRHIPLRNELNQPIDYATLFVLFEVSDYIPDGMADFLAALSNPIAYQSAVQKRAKQLEELYDDDEEQEGGGKQLPTASTCSIPNETDPKSSKLLSTSFSSNLTTSDAGSPESYDIRNAYTLTRDSSDASNKIQSLKLNEAEATTSKESHSLNIVNRARTCWMRCKSSKTNRKTRSMIKKKWTGF, from the exons ATGTCCTCCttatcagaaacaacagccGCAGCTCACCTGAAGCAAAATCCAGTCGAATTTGTCAA CTATAACAAGCGGCAACTCACTCGTGTGTATCCCAAGGGAAGTCGATATGACTCAAGCAACTATATGCCACAA GTATTTTGGAATACTGGATGTCAAATCGTCGCTCTTAACTTCCAAACATAtg cacgtcaaaCTTTTTCTATGTTGCAGGTTGTTGTACCCGAATTGGCGATGCTCAGATTTGCAGTATACGATGACGGTAATCGCTTTGTCAGCCAGAGGGTCATACCATTGACAGCCATACAAGCTg GATATCGACACATTCCCTTGAGAAACGAACTCAATCAGCCAATTGACTATGCCACACTATTCGTTCTCTTCGAGGTGTCCGACTACATTCCAGACGGAATGGCCG ACTTTCTGGCTGCATTGTCGAATCCAATTGCATACCAAAGTGCAGTGCAGAAACGAGCGAAGCAGCTGGAGGAATTGTATGACGATGATGAAGAGCAAGAGGGAGGTGGAAAGCAG CTACCCACCGCATCAACCTGCAGCATTCCAAACGAAACCGACccaaaatcatcaaaattgctaAGCACATCATTCAGTAGCAACCTGACAACGTCTGACGCTGGCTCAC CCGAAAGTTACGACATTCGTAATGCCTATACTCTTACTCGCGACAGCAGTGACGCAAGCAACAAGATACAATCACTCAAACTCAATGAAGCAGaagcaacaacaagcaaag AGAGTCACAGCTTGAACATTGTAAATCGAGCAAGGACATGCTGGATGAGGTGCAAAAGttcaaagacaaacagaaagacaaggtCTATGATAAAGAAGAAATGGACAG GATTTTGA
- the LOC134176543 gene encoding uncharacterized protein LOC134176543: MECLLCQLTEQQQSERKRFLEDYERRLQQFKEDEAKVNNQDFYVYCVNSCLPSVEGNVDFVEHTQSEDTATTSTACANFELQSTTQEDEKIMSQSTLRIDPKWETHLRPQYMKAAVLLSPSRHHLASRLFSKHLLTASEEEEFNKLSKSKSEEEVAKEILGVLRKQSVGSFDKFCEVLSDVGDSTLDDVVKRLRQDSIDDVRKSATCSRKVGARSKRRGENRVTSLQHLHAGRRCKSGNSKTTASHDLESEDDEGMLALDSTLHDPADAVETSGESEEPPTVSTDVTSEAAVVCAHASSSLTSEDESWPAIRRNHAFLFQHLIFSQEFLRHLYDQRFISKDEFVSLRRSSLTQEANKHCLLFDILPSKPMSMFPAFCNILHSVGQSDVAVKLEENVVHDNRLLQGSICEENRSLEEEEETLTAQVARIEREKTAAIRQIEEERKRTNAEQWTNLALRSDKAQHDDDRKINDSLPSWTQWNVHMPHDCLYSYNRMGEIEGRLVVGGHDGNLHVLTYEHDKWDKFVRKNDHIKNVVCHQGVCLVCVEDGDKHQFVIEQFYLNEDKKWRFLTVLPNELQLYGVSVALHDNSLYVVGGRTKSGEKVNTARVCDLHSGHWYKMDDMQTKRSSCSSVILNNTVFVGGGWTGVLNYSNIVECADVRDRKWRTIPSTTTYRPTLTSVSNRLVRTGGSTQQRTSPSNIVELYDERSTKWLPLPHMTHKRIAHAAFSTRNGELITAGGWDEQPRNLISIESLKCD; this comes from the exons atgGAATGTTTGTTGTGTCAGCTGACTGAGCAGCAGCAGTCAGAACGAAAACGTTTTCTTGAGGATTACGAGAGACGATTGCAACAGTTTAAGGAAGATGAAGCGAAGGTGAACAATcaagattt TTATGTTTACTGCGTCAACAGTTGCTTGCCAAGTGTCGAAGGGAACGTCG ATTTCGTGGAGCACACTCAATCAGAGGACACAGCCACTACGTCAACTGCATGTGCAAATTTTGAGTTACAGTCTACAACACAGGAAGACGAGAAAATCATGTCTCAGTCTACCTTAC GAATAGACCCTAAATGGGAAACTCATTTGAGACCCCAATACATGAAGGCGGCCGTGCTCTTATCTCCAAGTCGGCATCACCTTGCCTCTAGACTGTTTAGCAAACATCTTCTCACTGCATCCGAGGAGGAAGAGTTCAACAAATTATCTAAGTCCAAGTCAGAAGAAGAAGTGGCGAAGGAAATTTTGGGTGTGCTGCGCAAGCAAAGCGTCGGATCGTTTGACAAATTTTGTGAAGTTCTCAGTGATGTTGGAGATTCTACTCTAGATGATGTGGTCAAACGACTTCGTCAAGACAGCATTGACG ACGTCAGGAAGAGTGCAACGTGTAGCAGGAAAGTTGGTGCAAGAAGCAAGAGAAGAGGTGAAAACCGTGTGACATCATTACAACATCTACATGCTGGTAGAAGATGTAAGAGTGGGAACAGCAAGACAACTGCATCACATGACTTAG aaagtgaagatgatgaagGAATGTTGGCATTAGACTCGACATTACATGATCCAG CAGATGCAGTAGAAACATCAGGGGAAAGTGAAGAGCCACCAACCGTCAGTACTGATGTAACTAGTGAGGctgctgttgtgtgtgcacatgcatcaTCTTCACTCACATCAGAAGACGAGTCGTGGCCTGCCATTCGAAGGAATCATGCTTTTCTTTTCCAACATCTTATTTTCAGTCAAGAATTTCTTCGTCATCTTTATGACCAACGTTTTATATCAAAAGATGAGTTTGTGTCTCTTCGTCGCAGCTCTCTCACTCAGGAAGCAAATAAACATTGTCTTCTCTTTGATATTCTTCCCAGCAAGCCAATGAGTATGTTTCCAGCATTCTGTAACATTCTTCACAGTGTGGGTCAATCAGATGTTGCTGTAAAGCTGGAGGAGAATGTTGTACATGACAATCGTTTGTTACAAG GGAGTATTTGTGAAGAAAATAGAAGCttagaagaggaagaagagacATTGACAGCTCAAGTGGCACGAATAGAAAGAGAgaaaacagcagcaattaGACAAATTGAAGAAGAAAGGAAACGAACCAATGCTGAACAATGGACAAATTTGGCTCTTCGAAGTGACAAAGCACaacatgatgatgacaggAAG atcaatgacagtctgCCATCATGGACACAGTGGAATGTACACATGCCTCATGACTGTTTGTATTCATATAATAGAATGGGAGAGATTGAAGGCAGACTAGTGGTAGGAGGTCATGATGGTAATCTGCATGTTCTCACTTATGAACATGATAAGTGGGACAAGTTTGTCAGAAAGAATGATCACATCAAGAATGTAGTGtgtcatcaaggtgtgtgtttggtgtgtgtggagGATGGAGATAAAcatcagtttgtgattgaacaattttatttgaatgaagacaagaaatggcgtttcctcacagttctaccaaacgaactgcagttgtatggtgtatctgttgctcttcatgacaactcactgtatgtggtgggtGGTAGGACTAAGTCAGGGGAGAAAGTGAAcacagcacgtgtgtgtgaccttcacagcggtcattggtataagatggatgacatgcaaacaaaacgtagttcctgttcttctgttattttaaacaacacagtgtttgtagggGGAGGATGGACTGGTGTGTTAAACTATAGTAAtattgttgagtgtgcagatgtccgtgatagaaaatggagaacaatcCCCTCTACAACCACATATAGACCTACTCTAACGTCAGTCAGTAACAGACTGGTGAGGACTGGAGGATCAACACAACAGCGGACTTCTCcttctaatattgtagaattatatgatgagagatctaccaaatggcttcctcttccacacatgacacacaaacggatagcacatgctgcattctcaactcggaatggagaactcatcacagcaggaGGGTGGGATGAACAACCTagaaatttaatatcaatagaaaGTCTGAAATGTGACTAA